The following proteins are encoded in a genomic region of Tenacibaculum sp. 190524A05c:
- a CDS encoding glutamate synthase subunit beta: MGELGGFKKYERKQEINNAVADRVKNYKEFTAPLSIEEQQKQGSRCMDCGIPFCHSGCPLGNLIPDFNDMVHKGEWRKALEILHSTNNFPEFTGRLCPAPCEKACVLGLIDEPVSIENIEKYIVEKGFEKGWIKAKRPSYRSGKTVAIVGSGPAGLAAAQQLNRAGHIVTVFEREDKLGGLLRYGIPNFKLEKEIIDRRIKILEEEGVNFRTNANIGVNISVEELKEFDATVLCGGATQARNLPIPGSDAKGVHQAMDFLTKQTKALFNKDLENDIINAKDKDVIVIGGGDTGSDCIGTSNRHGAKSVTNFEIMPKPPEARSEKTPWPFWPLQLKTSSSHEEGCDRNWLINTKEFIKNEKGELIALKTVEVEWKIIPGERPQLIEKEGSEKIWPCDLVFLALGFTGPEQTLPEKLGLTQDVRSNIKASIHNYQTNVQGIFTAGDMRRGQSLIVWAISEGRQAAHHVDAYLMGSSTLPLKDSNDLLSA, encoded by the coding sequence ATGGGTGAATTAGGCGGATTTAAAAAATACGAGAGAAAGCAAGAAATTAATAATGCTGTTGCTGATAGAGTTAAAAACTATAAAGAGTTTACAGCTCCGTTATCTATAGAAGAACAACAAAAGCAAGGCTCACGTTGTATGGATTGTGGAATTCCTTTCTGTCATAGTGGTTGTCCACTAGGAAACCTTATACCAGATTTTAATGATATGGTTCATAAAGGTGAATGGAGAAAGGCCTTAGAAATTTTACATTCTACAAATAACTTTCCTGAATTTACAGGAAGATTATGTCCTGCTCCATGTGAAAAAGCATGTGTTCTAGGATTGATAGATGAACCAGTTTCAATTGAAAATATTGAAAAATATATTGTTGAGAAAGGATTTGAAAAAGGTTGGATAAAAGCGAAACGTCCAAGCTACAGATCAGGAAAAACCGTTGCAATTGTAGGTTCTGGTCCCGCAGGTTTAGCGGCTGCTCAGCAGTTAAATAGGGCTGGTCATATCGTTACTGTTTTCGAAAGGGAAGATAAGTTAGGTGGCCTTTTACGTTATGGTATTCCTAATTTTAAATTAGAAAAAGAAATCATAGATCGTAGAATCAAAATTCTAGAGGAGGAAGGTGTAAATTTTAGAACTAATGCCAATATTGGTGTAAATATTTCGGTAGAAGAATTAAAAGAATTCGATGCAACTGTATTATGTGGTGGAGCAACTCAAGCCAGAAATTTACCTATTCCGGGAAGTGATGCAAAAGGCGTACATCAAGCCATGGATTTCTTGACAAAACAAACGAAAGCGTTGTTTAATAAAGATTTAGAAAATGATATTATCAATGCAAAAGATAAAGATGTAATCGTAATCGGAGGAGGAGATACAGGTTCAGATTGTATTGGAACTTCAAATCGTCATGGTGCAAAATCAGTGACCAATTTTGAAATCATGCCAAAACCACCTGAGGCTAGAAGTGAAAAAACACCTTGGCCATTTTGGCCATTACAATTAAAAACAAGTTCTTCTCATGAAGAAGGATGTGATCGTAATTGGCTGATTAATACAAAGGAGTTTATAAAAAACGAAAAAGGTGAACTTATCGCATTAAAAACTGTAGAGGTAGAATGGAAAATTATTCCAGGTGAACGCCCTCAGTTGATTGAAAAAGAAGGAAGTGAAAAAATATGGCCTTGCGATTTAGTTTTTCTAGCTCTTGGTTTTACAGGACCTGAGCAAACGTTACCAGAAAAATTAGGACTTACTCAGGATGTAAGATCTAATATCAAAGCAAGTATTCATAATTACCAAACAAATGTTCAAGGAATATTTACAGCAGGAGATATGAGAAGAGGACAATCTTTAATTGTTTGGGCCATATCTGAAGGAAGACAAGCCGCACATCATGTTGATGCTTATTTAATGGGAAGTTCAACTTTACCATTAAAAGATTCAAATGATTTATTAAGTGCTTAA
- the gltB gene encoding glutamate synthase large subunit has translation MKDQGLYLNEFERDNCGAGFICNLKGEKSNQIIHDALEILIKLEHRGAVSSDGRTGDGAGILIDIPHDFFNRVCDFKLPAAKEYAVGQVFLPKKFNQSSYCEQVLESELKKQGLQILGWRDVPVDTSNLGAIAAKTQPKIKQVFVSKGEESLTELQFNAKLFAARKISEHTIAKSKISESNYFYLSSLSTTTLIYKGLLMPEDIGRFYVDLKQPDLVTRLALVHQRFSTNTFPSWDLAQPFRFMCHNGEINTLKGNVKRMIARQELMESDLFGDDIEKLYPIITNGKSDSASMDMAVELLLMTGRSLPEVMMMLVPEAWERDETMNEDKKAFYEYNSCIMEPWDGPASVPFTDGNVIGAVLDRNGLRPSRYTVTKKGNVVMSSEIGVLNIKPENVVKHGRLEPGKMFLVDMNAGRIVEDEEIKKEIVSKHPYKKWVKDQTLPLADIPYTQNEISQEKTDYFTRLRLFGYTTEEIDQIIAPMAMNGKEGIGSMGTDTPLAVLSDRPQLLYNYFKQLFAQVTNPPLDGIREEIITDISLAIGSDRNIFDIIPEQAKKLRIQNPVISNEDLDKIKNLEHEDFKATTIPMLFPLEKGVNGIENALEGILYKATVAVEDEGVNVIILSDRGVNKEWAPIPALLACSYLHNSMYRKKTRSKIGIIIESAEPREPHHFATLFGYGASAINPYMVNEIIARQVNKGIIKDVEVGKAVKNFNKAIGKGLLKIMNKIGISTLHSYRASQIFEILGLKKTFTDKYFPETPSRIGGIGLYVLQKDIYKRCTESFRDKDIDAVLNLEVGGDYRWRRNGERHMFNPTTVSKLQQAVRSKSKESYKVYADKINKQSEDLMTIRGLFEFVNLDPIPIEEVEPWTEIVKRFKTGAMSYGSISQEAHENLAIAMNRIGGKSNSGEGGENKERFKKLSNGDSKNSAIKQVASGRFGVTSNYLTNAKEIQIKMAQGAKPGEGGQLPGKKVLPWIAEVRNSTPYVGLISPPPHHDIYSIEDLAQLIFDLKNANREARINVKLVSKVGVGTIAAGVAKAKADVILVSGFDGGTGASPLTSLRHAGLPWELGIAEAQQTLVMNNLRGRIVLECDGQLKTGRDVAIACLLGAEEFGFATAPLVASGCIMMRQCHLNTCPVGIATQDPELRKNFKGTPEHVINFMYFVAEEVRQIMASLGFRSVKEMVGQVEKLNVNKAIDHYKAKGVDLSAILHKPITEGDPILYNTEKQDHNLEKVLDFKIVDDAKGAIKNKIKSEFSYEIQNTNRSVGALMSNEISKLHGDEGLPEDTLTLRFKGSAGQSFGAFATKGLTMIVDGETNDYLGKGLSGAKIIVKKPQEADFVAKENIIVGNVCFYGAVKGEAYVNGIAGERFCVRNSGITAVVEGIGDHGCEYMTGGKVVVLGKTGRNFAAGMSGGIAYVYDPSHQFRNELCNLEMVELVHLETEDQHEIKKLISKHVEYTESNLGATILEDWEVNKMDFIKVYPTDYRLALERLAKEEITNKITA, from the coding sequence ATGAAGGATCAAGGCTTATATTTAAATGAATTTGAAAGAGATAATTGTGGAGCTGGTTTCATTTGTAACCTTAAGGGTGAAAAATCAAATCAAATTATTCACGATGCTTTAGAAATTCTAATAAAATTAGAGCATAGAGGAGCAGTAAGTTCAGATGGTAGAACTGGAGATGGTGCCGGAATTTTAATTGATATTCCTCATGATTTCTTTAACCGGGTTTGTGATTTTAAATTGCCTGCAGCTAAAGAATATGCCGTAGGTCAGGTCTTTTTACCTAAAAAGTTCAATCAAAGTAGTTATTGTGAGCAGGTTTTAGAAAGCGAGCTTAAAAAACAAGGTTTACAAATTTTAGGTTGGAGAGATGTACCTGTTGATACTTCAAATTTGGGTGCAATAGCTGCAAAAACTCAACCAAAAATTAAACAAGTTTTCGTTTCAAAAGGTGAAGAATCGTTAACAGAATTACAATTTAACGCAAAACTATTTGCTGCTAGAAAAATTAGCGAGCATACCATTGCCAAATCAAAAATATCAGAAAGTAATTATTTCTATTTATCTAGTTTATCTACTACGACATTAATTTATAAAGGTTTATTAATGCCAGAAGATATTGGTCGTTTTTATGTAGATCTTAAACAACCAGATTTAGTTACTCGTTTAGCTTTAGTTCATCAAAGATTCTCAACAAATACATTTCCGTCTTGGGATTTAGCTCAACCTTTTAGATTTATGTGTCATAATGGTGAAATTAATACGCTTAAAGGAAATGTGAAACGTATGATTGCCAGACAAGAATTAATGGAGTCTGATTTATTTGGAGATGATATTGAGAAGTTGTATCCAATTATTACTAACGGAAAATCAGATTCAGCATCCATGGATATGGCAGTAGAACTGTTATTAATGACAGGAAGATCATTACCTGAAGTTATGATGATGTTAGTTCCTGAAGCTTGGGAGAGAGATGAAACAATGAATGAAGATAAAAAGGCATTCTATGAATACAACTCATGTATTATGGAGCCTTGGGACGGACCAGCATCTGTTCCTTTTACAGATGGAAACGTTATTGGAGCCGTTTTAGATAGAAATGGGTTAAGACCATCTAGATATACAGTTACCAAAAAAGGTAATGTTGTTATGTCTTCAGAAATCGGAGTATTAAATATTAAACCAGAAAACGTAGTAAAGCATGGTCGATTAGAACCAGGTAAGATGTTTTTGGTTGATATGAATGCGGGAAGAATTGTAGAAGATGAAGAAATCAAAAAAGAAATTGTATCGAAACATCCATATAAAAAATGGGTGAAAGACCAAACATTGCCATTAGCGGATATTCCATATACTCAAAATGAAATATCTCAAGAAAAAACGGATTACTTTACTCGTTTAAGGCTATTTGGATATACAACAGAAGAAATAGATCAAATCATTGCACCAATGGCAATGAATGGTAAAGAAGGAATTGGTTCAATGGGAACAGATACACCATTGGCTGTACTGTCAGATAGACCACAATTACTGTATAACTACTTCAAGCAGTTGTTTGCTCAAGTAACCAATCCTCCATTAGATGGAATTAGAGAAGAGATCATTACAGATATCAGTTTAGCTATTGGATCTGATAGAAACATCTTTGATATTATACCAGAACAGGCGAAGAAACTTCGAATTCAGAATCCTGTGATTTCCAATGAGGATTTAGATAAAATTAAAAATCTTGAACACGAGGATTTTAAAGCAACTACTATTCCGATGTTATTTCCACTAGAGAAAGGAGTAAATGGAATCGAAAATGCTTTAGAAGGAATCTTATACAAAGCAACGGTTGCAGTGGAAGATGAAGGAGTTAATGTCATTATTTTATCTGATAGAGGAGTAAATAAAGAATGGGCTCCTATTCCTGCTTTATTGGCATGTTCATATCTACATAATTCTATGTATAGAAAGAAAACTCGTTCTAAAATTGGAATAATAATTGAAAGTGCCGAACCGAGAGAACCACATCATTTTGCAACATTATTTGGTTATGGAGCAAGTGCAATTAACCCATATATGGTTAATGAAATTATTGCAAGACAGGTAAATAAAGGAATTATAAAAGATGTAGAAGTAGGAAAAGCGGTCAAGAATTTTAATAAAGCCATTGGAAAAGGATTATTGAAAATCATGAATAAGATTGGAATTTCCACGTTACATTCTTATCGAGCTTCACAAATTTTTGAAATTCTTGGTTTAAAAAAGACATTTACAGATAAGTATTTTCCTGAAACACCATCTAGAATTGGTGGAATAGGATTATATGTTTTACAAAAAGATATTTATAAAAGATGTACAGAATCTTTTAGAGATAAAGATATTGATGCCGTATTAAATTTAGAAGTTGGAGGAGATTATCGCTGGAGGAGAAATGGAGAACGACATATGTTCAATCCAACTACAGTTTCAAAATTACAACAAGCGGTACGCTCAAAAAGTAAAGAAAGCTATAAAGTTTACGCAGATAAAATAAATAAGCAATCTGAAGATTTAATGACGATCAGAGGATTGTTTGAATTTGTAAACTTAGATCCTATTCCAATTGAGGAAGTAGAACCTTGGACAGAAATTGTAAAACGTTTTAAAACAGGAGCAATGTCTTATGGTTCAATTAGCCAGGAAGCTCATGAGAATTTGGCTATCGCAATGAACAGGATTGGCGGAAAATCAAATTCTGGAGAAGGAGGAGAGAATAAAGAAAGATTCAAGAAATTATCTAACGGAGATTCTAAGAATAGTGCAATTAAACAGGTTGCTTCTGGTAGATTTGGTGTTACGAGTAACTATTTAACTAATGCCAAAGAAATTCAGATTAAAATGGCTCAAGGTGCAAAGCCAGGAGAAGGTGGTCAATTACCAGGTAAAAAAGTATTACCATGGATTGCAGAAGTAAGAAATTCAACACCTTATGTGGGATTAATTTCACCACCACCGCATCATGATATTTATTCTATTGAAGATTTAGCACAACTAATTTTCGATTTGAAAAATGCGAATCGTGAAGCTAGAATTAATGTAAAACTAGTTTCAAAAGTTGGTGTGGGAACTATTGCTGCTGGAGTCGCAAAAGCTAAAGCAGATGTAATTTTAGTTTCTGGTTTTGATGGAGGAACAGGAGCATCACCGTTAACTTCTTTAAGACATGCAGGATTACCTTGGGAATTAGGAATTGCTGAAGCGCAACAAACGTTAGTAATGAATAATCTTCGTGGTAGAATTGTTTTAGAATGTGACGGACAATTAAAAACAGGTAGAGATGTTGCTATTGCTTGTTTATTGGGAGCAGAAGAGTTTGGATTCGCAACCGCACCATTAGTTGCATCAGGTTGTATTATGATGCGTCAATGTCATCTAAATACATGTCCAGTAGGAATTGCAACTCAAGATCCTGAATTAAGAAAGAACTTCAAAGGAACACCAGAGCACGTAATTAATTTCATGTATTTCGTTGCAGAAGAAGTTCGACAAATCATGGCGTCTTTAGGGTTTAGATCTGTGAAAGAAATGGTTGGTCAAGTTGAAAAGTTAAACGTTAATAAAGCCATTGATCATTATAAAGCTAAAGGAGTTGATTTATCTGCAATTTTGCATAAACCAATAACTGAAGGAGATCCAATATTATACAATACAGAAAAACAAGATCATAATTTAGAGAAAGTATTAGATTTTAAAATTGTTGATGATGCAAAGGGAGCAATAAAGAATAAAATTAAATCAGAATTCTCTTATGAAATTCAAAACACTAATCGTTCAGTAGGAGCTTTAATGAGTAATGAGATTTCTAAACTTCATGGCGATGAGGGGTTACCTGAAGATACGTTAACCTTACGATTTAAGGGTTCTGCTGGACAAAGTTTTGGAGCCTTTGCTACGAAAGGGTTAACCATGATTGTTGATGGAGAAACTAACGATTATTTAGGAAAAGGATTATCCGGAGCAAAAATAATTGTAAAGAAACCTCAAGAAGCTGATTTTGTAGCTAAAGAAAACATCATCGTGGGAAATGTTTGTTTTTACGGTGCAGTGAAAGGTGAAGCCTATGTAAATGGAATAGCAGGTGAACGTTTCTGTGTTCGAAATTCAGGTATTACAGCGGTTGTTGAAGGAATTGGAGATCATGGTTGTGAATATATGACTGGAGGTAAAGTTGTTGTTTTAGGTAAAACTGGAAGAAACTTTGCCGCAGGAATGAGTGGAGGAATTGCTTATGTCTATGATCCTTCACATCAATTTAGAAATGAATTATGTAACCTGGAAATGGTAGAATTAGTTCATTTAGAAACTGAAGATCAACATGAAATTAAGAAGTTAATTTCTAAGCATGTTGAATATACCGAAAGTAATTTAGGAGCTACAATTTTAGAGGATTGGGAAGTAAATAAAATGGATTTCATTAAGGTGTATCCAACTGATTATAGATTGGCTTTAGAGCGATTAGCAAAAGAAGAAATAACGAACAAAATTACAGCATAA
- a CDS encoding ammonium transporter gives MEQLTTNNVWMMICTALVFFMHLGFAFLEIGLTRQKNTLNILFKNIFIITTGLLMYAAFGFNLMYPGFAEDALGVFGFAGFGLEAPMVKDVLDLTYNTGYTYWTDFLFQGMFAATAATIVSGAVAERIKILPFMIFTVLYVGFVYPIAGSWKWGEGFLHTLDTPFYDFAGSTLVHSVGGWAALVAVWLLGARIGKFRNGKSQAIPGHNIPLATAGVLILWLGWFGFNGGSVLSADPAGTSLTLVTTCLAAAAGGVVSAIVSTIMYKNLDLTMFLNGILGGLVAITAGADVMSPMDAIIVGSVGGILIVFAVSLVDKLKLDDPVGAIAVHLVCGVWGTLAVGLFGKLASGAQFLSQLIGVGTYAVFCTSTAFIIIFTLKKTMGIRVSEKEEIEGLDTHEHGMSAYPDFRLNEH, from the coding sequence ATGGAACAATTGACAACAAATAATGTATGGATGATGATTTGCACGGCTTTAGTGTTTTTCATGCATTTAGGGTTTGCTTTTTTAGAAATTGGATTAACAAGACAAAAGAATACTTTAAATATTCTTTTTAAAAATATATTCATTATTACCACAGGGTTATTAATGTATGCCGCATTTGGTTTTAATTTAATGTATCCTGGTTTTGCTGAAGATGCTCTTGGTGTTTTCGGATTTGCTGGATTTGGTTTAGAAGCACCAATGGTTAAAGACGTATTAGATTTAACATATAATACGGGATACACGTATTGGACAGATTTTCTTTTTCAAGGAATGTTTGCAGCAACTGCAGCAACAATAGTATCAGGTGCCGTAGCTGAGCGTATTAAAATTTTACCATTCATGATTTTTACAGTGTTATATGTTGGGTTTGTGTATCCAATAGCTGGTTCATGGAAGTGGGGAGAAGGATTCTTGCATACACTTGATACTCCATTTTATGATTTTGCAGGTTCTACTTTAGTGCATTCTGTTGGTGGTTGGGCTGCTTTAGTTGCGGTTTGGCTTTTAGGTGCACGTATTGGAAAATTTAGAAATGGTAAATCTCAAGCAATTCCTGGTCATAATATTCCACTAGCTACGGCTGGAGTCTTAATTCTTTGGTTAGGTTGGTTCGGATTTAATGGAGGATCAGTTTTATCTGCAGATCCTGCAGGAACTTCACTAACGTTAGTAACAACTTGCTTAGCTGCAGCGGCAGGAGGAGTGGTTTCAGCAATTGTTTCAACCATAATGTATAAGAATCTAGACTTAACAATGTTCTTAAACGGAATATTAGGTGGATTAGTAGCAATTACAGCTGGTGCTGATGTAATGAGTCCAATGGACGCAATTATTGTAGGAAGCGTCGGTGGAATTTTAATTGTTTTTGCTGTAAGTCTTGTAGACAAACTAAAATTAGATGATCCTGTTGGTGCAATTGCAGTTCATCTAGTTTGTGGTGTTTGGGGAACATTAGCAGTTGGACTTTTTGGAAAACTAGCAAGTGGTGCACAATTTTTAAGCCAATTGATAGGAGTAGGAACATATGCAGTATTCTGCACTTCTACTGCGTTCATAATTATTTTTACGCTGAAGAAAACTATGGGAATCAGAGTTTCTGAAAAAGAAGAGATAGAAGGATTAGATACTCATGAACATGGAATGTCGGCTTATCCTGACTTCAGATTGAATGAGCATTAG
- a CDS encoding P-II family nitrogen regulator, with the protein MKKIEAIIRKSKFLEVKEALHEVGVNFFSYWDVTGLGNEKKGHVYRGVSYSTSDIQRRYLSIVVNDDFEEITIQTILKAASTGKVGDGKIFVSEIDNAYRIRTGEEGGSTLN; encoded by the coding sequence ATGAAAAAAATAGAAGCAATCATTAGAAAGTCAAAGTTTCTAGAAGTAAAAGAAGCACTTCACGAAGTTGGAGTTAATTTTTTCTCGTATTGGGATGTAACTGGTTTAGGAAACGAAAAGAAGGGACATGTGTATAGAGGAGTTTCTTATAGTACAAGTGATATTCAAAGAAGATACTTATCAATTGTAGTAAATGATGATTTCGAAGAAATAACAATTCAAACCATCTTAAAAGCAGCTTCAACAGGAAAAGTTGGTGATGGGAAAATATTTGTTAGCGAAATAGATAATGCCTACAGAATTAGAACAGGCGAAGAAGGAGGAAGTACACTGAATTAA
- the leuB gene encoding 3-isopropylmalate dehydrogenase, whose product MKFNITVIPGDGIGPEVTEQSIKVLEAISEVYDHTFIYEKVLMGACAIDETGNPLPNETLASCKKSDAILFGAIGDPKYDNDPTAKVRPEQGLLKLRKELGLFCNVRPVKAYNSLLQNSPLKENIIKNTDITIYRELTGGIYFGIKELSDDGQIAFDGCSYSVEEIERMGHLAFKAAQNRRKRLTLVDKANVLETSRLWRKTITKLSEQYKDVEVDTMFVDNAAMQLILNPKQFDVILTENLFGDILSDEASVIGGSIGLLASASIGDKSALFEPIHGSYPQAKGKDIANPLASILSAAMMLKHLALYKEAEVIEKAVQKSLELNITTQDINYENSFSTSKVGDFIVDYIHNQEDSNINFKNVHMGQSTII is encoded by the coding sequence ATGAAATTTAATATTACAGTAATACCTGGAGATGGAATTGGTCCGGAAGTTACGGAGCAATCAATAAAAGTATTAGAAGCTATCTCAGAAGTATACGATCACACATTTATCTATGAAAAAGTGTTGATGGGTGCTTGCGCTATAGATGAGACAGGGAATCCCTTACCAAATGAAACATTAGCTTCTTGTAAAAAGAGCGACGCAATTCTGTTTGGTGCAATTGGAGATCCAAAGTATGATAATGATCCAACAGCTAAAGTTAGGCCAGAACAAGGTTTGCTGAAGTTGAGAAAAGAATTAGGATTGTTCTGTAATGTCAGGCCAGTAAAAGCTTATAACTCGTTATTACAAAACTCACCATTAAAAGAGAACATCATAAAAAATACGGATATCACTATCTATAGAGAGTTAACAGGTGGTATTTATTTCGGAATAAAAGAATTGAGTGATGATGGTCAAATCGCTTTTGATGGTTGTTCTTACTCTGTTGAGGAAATCGAAAGAATGGGACATTTAGCTTTTAAAGCCGCTCAAAATAGGAGAAAGAGATTAACATTGGTGGATAAAGCCAATGTATTAGAAACTTCTAGATTATGGAGGAAAACAATTACTAAATTGTCAGAACAATATAAAGATGTTGAAGTAGATACCATGTTTGTTGATAATGCTGCAATGCAGTTGATTTTAAATCCTAAACAATTTGATGTAATTCTTACTGAAAACTTATTTGGAGATATTTTATCAGATGAAGCAAGTGTAATCGGTGGATCAATTGGATTGTTAGCATCGGCGTCTATAGGAGATAAAAGTGCACTTTTTGAGCCTATTCATGGTTCTTATCCGCAAGCTAAAGGTAAAGATATAGCTAATCCACTAGCATCAATATTATCTGCAGCTATGATGCTTAAACATTTAGCTTTATACAAAGAAGCCGAGGTTATCGAAAAAGCGGTTCAAAAGTCATTAGAATTAAATATTACTACTCAAGATATTAATTATGAAAACAGCTTTAGTACATCAAAAGTTGGAGATTTTATAGTGGATTATATCCATAACCAAGAAGATAGTAATATAAACTTTAAAAACGTCCATATGGGACAAAGTACAATAATTTAG
- the leuD gene encoding 3-isopropylmalate dehydratase small subunit — translation MEKFVKLIDTAIPLSISNVDTDQIIPARFLKATDKKGFGDNLFRDWRFKKDGSVNQKFVLNHPEYKGRILIAGDNFGCGSSREHAAWALVGYGFKVVVSSFFADIFKGNALNNGLLPVQVSEKYLNFLIKEVEENPHTAIEICLENQEIRVQGSHCSENFEIDPYKKVCLLNGYDDIDFLLSKTDKIKKYEASL, via the coding sequence ATGGAAAAGTTTGTAAAATTAATAGATACAGCAATCCCATTATCAATAAGTAATGTAGATACAGATCAAATTATTCCAGCTCGTTTTTTAAAAGCAACTGATAAAAAAGGATTTGGAGATAACTTATTTAGAGATTGGAGATTTAAGAAAGATGGTTCTGTGAATCAGAAGTTTGTATTAAACCATCCTGAATATAAAGGAAGAATTCTTATTGCCGGTGATAATTTTGGTTGTGGATCAAGTAGAGAACACGCAGCTTGGGCATTAGTTGGTTATGGTTTTAAGGTAGTGGTTAGTAGTTTTTTCGCAGATATTTTTAAAGGAAATGCACTGAACAATGGATTGTTACCAGTTCAAGTTTCTGAGAAATACTTGAACTTCTTGATTAAAGAAGTTGAGGAGAACCCTCACACAGCTATAGAAATATGCCTAGAGAATCAAGAAATAAGAGTTCAAGGAAGTCATTGTTCTGAGAACTTTGAAATAGATCCGTATAAAAAAGTATGTCTACTAAACGGATATGATGATATTGACTTTCTATTAAGTAAAACAGATAAAATTAAAAAGTACGAAGCCTCTTTATAA
- the leuC gene encoding 3-isopropylmalate dehydratase large subunit has product MGKTLFDKVWDAHVVETIKDGPQIIYIDKHLIHEVTSPQAFNELKERGISIARPDKIVATADHNTPTENQHLPVKDELSRNQLEQLEKNCKENNITLYGLGHKYNGIVHVMAPELGITQPGMTMVCGDSHTSTHGAFGAIAFGIGTSQVAQVFASQCLLMQKPKSLRVNVNGKLKKGVLPKDVILYIISKLGTNSGTGYFCEYAGNVFEEMSMEGRMTVCNMSIEMGARGGMIAPDQTTFEYVKGREFAPRGEKFNEKVAYWKTLKTDEDAVFDQEYSFDAADIEPMVTYGTNPGMGIKITENIPTNGDKSFEKSLSYMNFSKGESLIGKPINYVFIGSCTNSRIEDFKVAASYVKGKQKASNVNAWLVPGSQQVAKQIKEEGLQEIFENAGFELRQPGCSACLAMNDDKIPEGEYCVSTSNRNFEGRQGQGARTILASPLVAAATAIEGQIIDVTKYVS; this is encoded by the coding sequence ATGGGAAAAACATTATTTGATAAAGTTTGGGATGCTCATGTGGTAGAAACCATAAAAGATGGTCCTCAAATTATATATATAGATAAACATTTAATTCATGAGGTTACAAGTCCTCAAGCTTTTAATGAATTAAAAGAAAGAGGTATTTCAATAGCTCGTCCGGATAAGATTGTTGCAACGGCAGATCACAATACTCCGACTGAAAACCAACATTTACCGGTAAAAGACGAATTATCTAGAAATCAGTTAGAGCAATTAGAGAAAAATTGTAAAGAAAATAACATCACATTGTATGGTTTAGGGCATAAGTATAATGGAATTGTTCATGTTATGGCTCCTGAATTAGGTATCACACAACCAGGAATGACAATGGTTTGTGGTGATAGCCATACATCAACTCATGGTGCATTTGGGGCAATTGCATTTGGAATAGGAACAAGTCAAGTTGCTCAAGTATTTGCTAGTCAATGTTTGTTAATGCAAAAACCTAAAAGTTTACGAGTAAATGTAAATGGGAAGTTAAAGAAAGGTGTGCTGCCTAAAGATGTAATTCTTTATATCATTTCAAAACTGGGGACAAATTCTGGAACAGGATATTTCTGCGAATATGCGGGAAATGTGTTTGAAGAAATGTCTATGGAAGGCAGAATGACCGTTTGTAATATGAGTATTGAAATGGGAGCAAGAGGTGGAATGATTGCTCCAGATCAAACAACTTTTGAATATGTAAAAGGACGAGAATTTGCTCCAAGAGGAGAAAAGTTCAATGAGAAAGTTGCGTATTGGAAAACGCTTAAAACGGATGAGGATGCAGTTTTTGATCAAGAATATTCTTTTGATGCAGCGGATATAGAACCAATGGTTACTTACGGAACAAATCCTGGAATGGGAATTAAAATTACAGAGAACATTCCTACAAATGGAGATAAATCATTTGAGAAATCATTGTCTTACATGAATTTTTCTAAAGGTGAAAGTCTAATAGGTAAACCGATTAACTATGTGTTTATAGGAAGTTGTACAAATTCAAGAATAGAAGATTTTAAAGTAGCGGCCAGTTATGTAAAAGGAAAACAAAAGGCATCTAATGTTAATGCTTGGTTGGTTCCAGGTTCGCAACAGGTAGCAAAACAAATAAAGGAAGAAGGACTTCAGGAAATATTTGAAAATGCTGGTTTTGAACTAAGACAACCAGGGTGTTCGGCATGTTTAGCAATGAACGACGATAAAATACCAGAAGGTGAATATTGTGTTTCAACTTCAAATAGAAATTTTGAAGGAAGACAAGGACAAGGAGCAAGAACAATTCTAGCTAGTCCATTAGTTGCAGCTGCCACTGCAATTGAAGGGCAAATTATTGATGTAACAAAATATGTAAGCTAA